One Serinicoccus chungangensis genomic window carries:
- a CDS encoding carbohydrate ABC transporter permease: protein MSTTSSTPPVGEEVPQAPSDEGPGGAGNVGPSDAGLQPAKLVIGVLGIAVSVWLIGNLFLAFAWYPQWFFDSKILMGVLGLVVGVGGAAVLFWFLNMAIEALPRRLEHGVMPYAFLLPGFSLIGLMLLFPTVQTIHYSFANRNSTAYVDPIWANFTSLFRSGDFWSAMFNNLLWIAIVPAVTVSLGVVVAVLADKLSAASEKWSKSFIFMPMAISFVAASAIWLTTVYGYRPPGEPQTAALNAIWVNWFGQDPASWLDIDTARLNSLLLMVILIWLQTGFAMVLLSSAIKGVPEDTLEAARIDGASEWQIFWQVIIPQIWGTIVTVFITVLILVMKVFDIVYVLTNGRNNTDVIANMFFREMFTNRDAGRATALIVVLLVAIIPILIYQVRDFRKQEAMR from the coding sequence GTGAGCACGACATCATCGACCCCTCCCGTCGGGGAGGAGGTACCCCAGGCACCCTCGGACGAGGGCCCCGGCGGGGCAGGAAACGTCGGACCCTCCGACGCCGGGCTGCAGCCGGCCAAGCTCGTCATCGGCGTCCTCGGCATCGCCGTCTCGGTCTGGCTCATCGGCAACCTGTTCCTCGCGTTCGCGTGGTACCCGCAGTGGTTCTTCGACAGCAAGATCCTCATGGGTGTGCTGGGGCTGGTCGTCGGCGTCGGTGGCGCCGCCGTCCTCTTCTGGTTCCTCAACATGGCGATCGAGGCGCTCCCGCGGCGGCTGGAGCACGGGGTCATGCCCTACGCCTTCCTGCTGCCCGGGTTCTCCCTCATCGGGCTCATGCTGCTGTTCCCCACGGTGCAGACGATCCACTACAGCTTCGCCAACCGGAACTCCACGGCCTACGTCGACCCGATCTGGGCCAACTTCACCAGCCTGTTCCGCAGCGGCGACTTCTGGTCGGCGATGTTCAACAACCTGCTGTGGATCGCCATCGTGCCGGCGGTCACCGTGTCGCTCGGCGTCGTCGTCGCGGTGCTGGCCGACAAGCTGTCGGCGGCCAGCGAGAAGTGGTCGAAGAGCTTCATCTTCATGCCGATGGCCATCAGCTTCGTCGCCGCCTCGGCGATCTGGCTGACGACCGTCTACGGTTACCGTCCTCCGGGTGAGCCGCAGACCGCGGCGCTCAACGCCATCTGGGTCAACTGGTTCGGCCAGGACCCCGCGAGCTGGCTGGACATCGACACCGCCCGTCTCAACAGCCTGCTGCTCATGGTCATCCTCATCTGGCTGCAGACGGGCTTCGCCATGGTGCTGCTCAGCTCGGCGATCAAGGGCGTCCCCGAGGACACCCTGGAGGCGGCCCGGATCGACGGCGCGTCCGAGTGGCAGATCTTCTGGCAGGTCATCATCCCGCAGATCTGGGGCACCATCGTCACCGTCTTCATCACGGTGCTCATCCTGGTGATGAAGGTCTTCGACATCGTCTACGTGCTCACCAACGGGCGCAACAACACCGATGTCATCGCCAACATGTTCTTCCGGGAGATGTTCACCAACCGCGACGCCGGTCGGGCGACGGCCCTCATCGTCGTCCTGCTCGTCGCGATCATCCCCATCCTGATCTACCAGGTCAGGGACTTCCGCAAGCAGGAGGCCATGCGATGA
- a CDS encoding ABC transporter substrate-binding protein — MGAEPEEGDGSVSILGAFGGAEEELFNASLEEFEQESGITIDYASDQDFTNTIQVRVDAGDAPDIGLFPQPGGVLDLAERGELVPIDAMLDYDEIDRTLVNGFLDSVRFDGRVYAAPMRMAVKSIVWYPKGPYEEGGWNTEPANLEELEEVADQIQTDADTPPWCIGWQSDQATGWVGTDWVEEYMLRLHGPDVYDDWIYHRIPFNDERVVEAIEAYGELANEEGNVLGGARGILNTPFAEAMNPAFNDDPGCYLMRQGNFATTFFPEDVQENLDEEVGIFVFPPAADGFDGQPILGGGDLAAAFTYDTDVAAVMEFLASDEFGGPWAEAGGWLSPHTTFDTSLYPDEVTRQIAEFGYTADVFRYDGSDVMPREVGSGSFWTGMVEYQSGEKTAQEVADDIEEGWPESADASEEGEDQ; from the coding sequence GTGGGAGCCGAGCCCGAGGAGGGCGACGGGAGCGTGAGCATCCTGGGCGCCTTCGGTGGGGCCGAGGAGGAGCTGTTCAACGCCTCCCTCGAGGAGTTCGAGCAGGAGTCGGGCATCACCATCGACTACGCGTCCGACCAGGACTTCACCAACACCATCCAGGTCCGGGTCGACGCCGGCGACGCCCCGGACATCGGGCTCTTCCCGCAGCCCGGTGGTGTGCTCGACCTCGCCGAGCGCGGGGAGCTGGTGCCGATCGACGCGATGCTCGACTACGACGAGATCGACCGCACCCTGGTCAACGGCTTCCTGGACTCGGTCCGCTTCGACGGGCGCGTCTACGCCGCCCCGATGCGCATGGCGGTGAAGTCCATCGTCTGGTACCCGAAGGGTCCCTACGAGGAGGGCGGCTGGAACACCGAGCCGGCCAACCTGGAGGAGCTCGAGGAGGTCGCCGACCAGATCCAGACCGACGCCGACACCCCGCCCTGGTGCATCGGGTGGCAGTCCGACCAGGCGACCGGGTGGGTCGGCACCGACTGGGTGGAGGAGTACATGCTCCGCCTGCACGGCCCGGACGTCTACGACGACTGGATCTACCACCGCATCCCGTTCAACGACGAGCGGGTCGTCGAGGCGATCGAGGCCTACGGCGAGCTCGCCAACGAGGAGGGCAACGTCCTCGGCGGCGCCCGGGGCATCCTCAACACCCCGTTCGCCGAGGCGATGAACCCCGCCTTCAACGACGACCCCGGCTGCTACCTCATGCGGCAGGGCAACTTCGCCACCACGTTCTTCCCCGAGGACGTCCAGGAGAACCTCGACGAGGAGGTCGGCATCTTCGTCTTCCCGCCCGCGGCGGACGGCTTCGACGGCCAGCCCATCCTCGGCGGCGGCGACCTCGCAGCGGCGTTCACGTACGACACCGACGTCGCCGCGGTGATGGAGTTCCTGGCGTCCGACGAGTTCGGCGGGCCGTGGGCGGAGGCCGGTGGGTGGCTCAGCCCGCACACCACCTTCGACACGAGCCTCTACCCCGACGAGGTGACCCGGCAGATCGCCGAGTTCGGCTACACCGCGGACGTCTTCCGCTACGACGGTTCCGACGTCATGCCCCGCGAGGTGGGCTCGGGCTCGTTCTGGACCGGGATGGTCGAGTACCAGAGCGGCGAGAAGACCGCGCAGGAGGTCGCTGACGACATCGAGGAAGGCTGGCCCGAGTCGGCCGACGCGAGTGAGGAGGGCGAGGACCAGTGA